A window of the Eschrichtius robustus isolate mEscRob2 chromosome 5, mEscRob2.pri, whole genome shotgun sequence genome harbors these coding sequences:
- the EN1 gene encoding homeobox protein engrailed-1: MEEQQPEPKSQRDSGLGAAAAVAAAAAPGSLSLSLSPGASGSSGSDGDSVPVSPQPAPPSPPAAPCLPPLAHHSHLPPHPPPPPPPPPPQQHLAAPAHQPQPAAQLHRTTNFFIDNILRPDFGCKKEQPPPQLLVAAAAAAGGGAGGGRVERDRGQTGAGRDPVHPLGTRAPGAASLLCAPDANCGPPDGSPPATAGGASASKAGNPAAAAAAAAAAAAVAAAAAAAAAAKPSDGGGGSGGGVGSPGAQGAKYPEHSNPAILLMGSANGGPVVKTDSQQPLVWPAWVYCTRYSDRPSSGPRTRKLKKKKNEKEDKRPRTAFTAEQLQRLKAEFQANRYITEQRRQTLAQELSLNESQIKIWFQNKRAKIKKATGIKNGLALHLMAQGLYNHSTTTVQDKDESE, encoded by the exons ATGGAAGAACAGCAGCCGGAACCTAAAAGTCAGCGCGACTCGGGCCTCGGCGCGGCGGCGgcagtggcggcggcggcggcccccgGCAGCCTCAGCCTGAGCCTCAGCCCCGGCGCCAGCGGCAGCAGCGGCAGCGATGGAGACAGCGTGCCTGTGTCTCCGCAGCCCGCGCCCCCCTCGCCGCCCGCGGCGCCCTGCCTGCCGCCCCTGGCCCACCACTCGCATCTCCCCccgcaccccccgcccccgccgccgccgccgccgccgcagcagcATCTCGCGGCGCCTGCTCACCAGCCGCAGCCCGCGGCCCAGCTGCACCGCACCACCAACTTTTTCATCGACAACATCCTGAGGCCGGACTTCGGCTGCAAAAAGGAGCAGCCGCCGCCGCAGCTcctggtggcggcggcggcggcggccggaggAGGCGCAGGAGGAGGTCGGGTCGAGCGTGACAGAGGCCAGACCGGCGCAGGTAGAGACCCTGTCCACCCGCTGGGCACGAGGGCGCCAGGCGCCGCCTCACTCCTGTGCGCCCCGGACGCGAACTGTGGCCCACCCGACGGTTCCCCGCCGGCCACCGCCGGCGGAGCGAGTGCGTCCAAAGCTGGGAacccggcagcggcggcggcggcggcggcggcggcggcggccgtggcagcggcggcggcggcagcagcggcggcCAAACCTTCGGACGGCGGCGGTGGCAGTGGAGGCGGCGTGGGGAGCCCGGGAGCGCAGGGTGCTAAGTACCCGGAGCACAGCAACCCGGCCATCCTGCTAATGGGCTCAGCCAACGGCGGGCCTGTAGTCAAAACTGACTCGCAGCAGCCCCTCGTGTGGCCCGCCTGGGTCTATTGCACGCGCTACTCGGATCGTCCGTCCTCCG GTCCGCGCACCAGAAAgctaaagaagaagaagaacgaGAAGGAGGACAAGCGGCCGCGGACGGCGTTCACGGCCGAGCAGCTGCAGAGACTCAAGGCGGAGTTCCAGGCGAACCGCTACATCACCGAGCAGCGGCGGCAGACCCTGGCCCAGGAGCTCAGCCTCAACGAGTCCCAGATCAAGATCTGGTTCCAGAACAAGCGCGCCAAGATCAAGAAAGCCACGGGCATCAAGAACGGCCTGGCGCTGCACCTCATGGCGCAGGGACTATACAACCACTCAACCACTACGGTCCAGGACAAAGACGAGAGCGAGTAG